A window of Rhabdothermincola salaria contains these coding sequences:
- a CDS encoding lipoate--protein ligase family protein: MTGRWSIEQLAGAAGPFHGRDPSDPPRREMWVFTVDRPALVLGSTQPATDVDTGAAERLGVDVVRRRSGGGAVLLDPGAVVWVDAVVPRDDELWHDDVGRAFAWLGQLWARVLGDLGVPPDQVAVHEAGLVTTPLSPVVCFAGLGPGEVTVGGAKAVGISQRRTRSTARLQSSVLLSWDAERQVALLAPGLARVAGSAGARHLRDLPVAPMTTSTTTDVVDAVLARLPS, translated from the coding sequence GTGACGGGTCGCTGGTCGATCGAACAGCTGGCCGGCGCCGCCGGCCCCTTCCACGGACGCGACCCGTCCGATCCGCCCCGGCGCGAGATGTGGGTGTTCACGGTCGACCGTCCGGCGCTGGTGCTCGGCTCCACCCAGCCCGCCACCGACGTCGACACCGGTGCCGCCGAGCGTCTGGGGGTGGACGTCGTGCGTCGGCGCAGTGGGGGAGGTGCGGTGCTGCTCGACCCCGGGGCGGTGGTGTGGGTCGACGCTGTCGTGCCCCGCGACGACGAGCTCTGGCACGACGACGTGGGGCGGGCGTTCGCCTGGTTGGGGCAGCTCTGGGCCCGGGTGCTGGGCGACCTGGGGGTGCCGCCCGACCAGGTGGCGGTGCACGAGGCCGGACTGGTGACGACGCCGTTGTCGCCGGTGGTCTGCTTCGCCGGGCTCGGGCCCGGTGAGGTCACCGTCGGCGGGGCCAAGGCGGTCGGGATCTCCCAGCGACGGACCCGGTCCACCGCCCGCCTGCAGTCTTCGGTGTTGCTCTCGTGGGATGCCGAGCGCCAGGTCGCCCTGCTGGCCCCGGGACTGGCCCGGGTGGCCGGCTCGGCGGGCGCCCGCCACCTCCGCGACCTGCCGGTGGCGCCGATGACCACGTCGACGACGACAGACGTCGTCGACGCGGTCCTGGCCCGTCTCCCGAGCTAG
- a CDS encoding DUF3488 and transglutaminase-like domain-containing protein yields MTITSPPPPPPDGPAPAPALEPPPDARADRFGGTRPARPARRGADRPPHLLGAEVALGALTAAGVYGFARIFDSFDFLWPLLVIAGAVHVLSAVLRRRGVGIALSFLAVAAAWVLVATWLFFRETTFALVPTPSTLDAARLELDRSWSAFSELVAPAPVLTGFVVAAALAVGVGAFLADWAAFRLWSSRDAVVPSLTLFVFATLLAGGRQRVASAVVYVAAALVFALLHRVVRLERSNGWVTSERATGGRALLGVGVVIVAMALVAGVLLGPRLPGADSDAIVDWRGLQEDDGRVTVSPLVDIRSRLVQRSESEVFQVSSPVPAYWRMTALDDFDGVIWRSSGTYDRVQNRLPVPSFPSRSVEQVDQEFRIQSLSTLWLPAAAVPVGVSADLPVSYQAETSTLIVDPDLADADGASYTVESLVPTWSAEQLQRADPALPDSVGDALDLPEDFPEVASATAREVVAAAGATTRYEQVLALQDFFRTSGGFTYDLEVDSGHSGNAIVAFLENRRGYCEQFAGTFAAMARSLGIPARVAVGFTWGDELGTDEAEGTTTFQVRGRNAHAWPEVYLGEYGWVPFEPTPGRGAPNAEAYTGQSASQVAPATGGTEPTPPEGAEGEPAPPVTPETPDSLPGEEAGDVLNSEGAAGADTTSGRGGAGTLALAVVLLLAAAAGYLALVPGRRALTQRRRRHAAHGDPSAEIRVTWREVADDLALARLSPRPGETHAETASRVSAALPDQAAALHRLADAADTAAYAPNGPDQALADAARADAGEVRACVAERLPRWRRWLAALDPRLGADRAPRRHHVDRPHG; encoded by the coding sequence ATGACCATCACCTCGCCGCCTCCTCCCCCGCCCGACGGGCCCGCGCCGGCCCCTGCGCTCGAGCCACCGCCCGACGCCCGGGCCGATCGCTTCGGAGGCACGCGCCCGGCCCGCCCGGCCCGTCGGGGGGCCGACCGCCCGCCGCACCTGCTCGGCGCCGAGGTGGCGCTGGGCGCCCTCACCGCTGCCGGGGTGTACGGCTTCGCCCGCATCTTCGACTCCTTCGACTTCCTCTGGCCTCTCTTGGTCATCGCCGGCGCCGTCCACGTGCTCAGCGCCGTCCTGCGCCGACGCGGCGTGGGCATCGCCCTGTCGTTCCTCGCCGTCGCCGCGGCCTGGGTCCTCGTGGCCACCTGGCTGTTCTTCCGCGAGACGACCTTCGCCCTGGTCCCCACCCCCTCCACGCTCGACGCCGCCCGGCTCGAGCTCGACCGCTCGTGGTCGGCGTTCAGCGAGCTGGTCGCCCCCGCTCCCGTGCTCACCGGATTCGTCGTGGCCGCTGCCCTCGCCGTCGGGGTCGGCGCCTTCCTGGCCGACTGGGCGGCGTTCCGACTGTGGTCGTCACGCGACGCCGTGGTGCCGTCGCTCACCCTCTTCGTGTTCGCCACCTTGCTCGCCGGTGGACGTCAGAGGGTGGCCAGCGCCGTCGTGTACGTGGCGGCGGCCTTGGTCTTCGCGCTCTTGCACCGGGTCGTGCGCCTGGAGCGCAGCAACGGGTGGGTCACGAGCGAGCGCGCCACCGGCGGGCGGGCCCTCCTCGGTGTCGGGGTGGTGATCGTGGCCATGGCGCTCGTCGCCGGCGTGCTGCTCGGTCCCCGGCTGCCCGGCGCCGACTCCGACGCCATCGTCGACTGGCGCGGGTTGCAGGAGGACGACGGGCGGGTCACCGTCAGCCCGCTGGTCGACATCCGCAGCCGCCTCGTGCAGCGCAGCGAGAGCGAGGTCTTCCAGGTGTCGAGCCCGGTGCCGGCGTACTGGCGGATGACCGCCCTCGACGACTTCGACGGCGTCATCTGGCGATCCAGCGGCACCTACGACCGGGTGCAGAACCGGCTTCCCGTGCCTTCCTTCCCCAGCCGCTCGGTCGAACAGGTGGACCAGGAGTTCCGCATCCAGAGCCTCTCGACGCTGTGGCTGCCCGCCGCGGCCGTGCCCGTCGGGGTCTCGGCGGACCTGCCGGTGAGCTATCAGGCGGAGACCTCCACCCTGATCGTCGACCCCGACCTCGCCGATGCCGACGGGGCCAGCTACACCGTCGAGTCCCTCGTCCCCACGTGGAGCGCGGAGCAACTGCAGCGAGCGGACCCGGCTCTGCCGGACTCGGTGGGCGACGCCCTCGACCTACCGGAGGACTTCCCCGAGGTGGCCAGCGCCACCGCGCGCGAGGTCGTCGCCGCGGCCGGGGCCACCACCCGCTACGAGCAGGTCCTGGCCCTGCAGGACTTCTTCCGGACCTCGGGTGGCTTCACCTACGACCTCGAGGTCGACTCCGGGCACAGCGGGAACGCCATCGTGGCCTTCCTGGAGAACCGCCGGGGGTACTGCGAGCAGTTCGCCGGGACATTCGCCGCCATGGCCCGTTCCCTCGGGATCCCCGCCCGCGTGGCCGTGGGCTTCACGTGGGGCGACGAGCTGGGCACCGACGAGGCCGAGGGCACCACCACCTTCCAGGTGCGGGGGCGCAACGCGCACGCCTGGCCCGAGGTCTACCTCGGCGAGTACGGGTGGGTCCCGTTCGAACCCACACCGGGCCGAGGTGCGCCCAACGCCGAGGCCTACACCGGCCAGAGCGCCTCGCAGGTGGCGCCTGCCACCGGAGGCACCGAGCCCACCCCACCCGAGGGGGCCGAGGGCGAGCCGGCGCCGCCCGTGACACCGGAGACCCCCGACAGCCTCCCCGGCGAGGAAGCCGGCGACGTCCTGAACAGCGAGGGCGCCGCCGGAGCGGATACGACCTCGGGTCGTGGCGGGGCCGGCACCCTCGCCCTCGCCGTCGTGCTGCTCCTGGCCGCGGCGGCCGGGTATCTCGCCCTCGTGCCGGGACGACGCGCGCTCACCCAGCGGCGGCGCCGCCACGCCGCCCACGGCGATCCCTCCGCCGAGATCCGCGTGACCTGGCGCGAGGTCGCCGACGACCTCGCGCTGGCTCGGCTCTCACCCCGTCCGGGCGAGACCCACGCCGAGACCGCCAGCCGCGTCAGTGCCGCCCTCCCCGATCAGGCCGCCGCGCTCCACCGGTTGGCCGACGCCGCCGACACCGCTGCCTATGCGCCGAACGGGCCCGACCAGGCCCTGGCCGACGCGGCCCGAGCCGACGCCGGCGAGGTCAGGGCCTGCGTCGCCGAGCGGCTGCCCCGCTGGCGTCGGTGGTTGGCGGCGCTCGACCCCCGGCTCGGTGCCGACCGGGCTCCCCGACGCCATCACGTCGATCGCCCTCACGGCTGA
- a CDS encoding TrkH family potassium uptake protein, with protein MVVIAFGAAIAVGTVLLMLPFATESGSVTNPGEALFTATSAVCVTGLVVVDTPTHWSTFGEVVIMVLFQLGGFGIMTLSSLVALTLSRRLGLRQRLFAQAETGTMDPGDVRRVLIGVAAFTVLFESVATVVLSWRFYADGDVSVGRAVYLGLFHAISAFNNAGFSLFSDSLMGFVTDWWLIVTIGLAVIAGGIGFPVWLDLREHLTRPRRWALHTKLTVGTTLLLLVVGTVLLSATEWTNPATLGALDGPDKVLAGWFQAVMPRTAGFNSLDYGAMRESSWLVTDALMLIGGGSASTAGGVKVTTFALLGFVIWSEVRGDPDVNAFGRRIPDTAQRQAVALVLLAVGAVITATFALVVLADVTIGPALFEALSAFSTVGLSTGITGELGTPAQMVLVVLMFLGRVGPITLFAALVLRERGRLYRLPQERPIIG; from the coding sequence ATGGTGGTGATCGCCTTCGGCGCCGCCATCGCCGTGGGCACGGTGCTGTTGATGCTGCCCTTCGCCACCGAGTCCGGATCGGTGACCAACCCCGGCGAGGCGCTCTTCACCGCCACGTCCGCGGTGTGCGTCACCGGGCTCGTCGTGGTCGACACCCCGACGCACTGGAGCACGTTCGGTGAGGTCGTGATCATGGTGCTGTTCCAGCTGGGCGGCTTCGGGATCATGACCCTGTCGTCGCTGGTGGCCCTGACGCTCTCCCGCCGGCTCGGGCTGCGCCAACGGCTGTTCGCCCAGGCCGAGACCGGCACCATGGACCCCGGCGACGTCCGCCGGGTGCTCATCGGCGTCGCCGCCTTCACCGTCCTGTTCGAGAGCGTGGCCACCGTCGTGCTCTCCTGGAGGTTCTACGCCGACGGCGACGTGTCGGTCGGACGCGCCGTGTACCTGGGTCTGTTCCACGCCATCTCGGCGTTCAACAACGCCGGGTTCTCCCTGTTCAGCGACAGCCTCATGGGCTTCGTCACCGACTGGTGGCTCATCGTCACCATCGGCCTGGCCGTCATCGCCGGCGGCATCGGCTTCCCGGTCTGGCTCGACCTGCGCGAGCACCTCACCCGACCCCGTCGCTGGGCGCTGCACACCAAGCTCACCGTCGGCACCACGCTGCTGCTGTTGGTGGTGGGCACGGTGCTGCTCAGCGCCACCGAGTGGACGAACCCCGCCACCCTCGGGGCCCTCGACGGACCGGACAAGGTGCTCGCCGGCTGGTTCCAGGCGGTCATGCCCAGGACCGCCGGCTTCAACAGCCTCGACTACGGCGCCATGCGCGAGAGCAGCTGGCTCGTCACCGACGCGCTGATGCTCATCGGCGGCGGTTCGGCCTCCACCGCCGGCGGCGTCAAGGTCACCACGTTCGCCCTGCTGGGGTTCGTGATCTGGTCCGAGGTCCGCGGCGACCCCGACGTCAACGCCTTCGGTCGCCGGATCCCCGACACCGCCCAACGTCAGGCCGTGGCCCTGGTCCTGTTGGCCGTCGGAGCCGTGATCACCGCCACGTTCGCGCTGGTGGTGCTGGCCGACGTGACCATCGGCCCCGCGCTGTTCGAGGCCCTCTCCGCCTTCAGCACGGTCGGGCTCTCCACCGGCATCACCGGCGAGCTCGGGACCCCGGCCCAGATGGTGCTGGTGGTGCTCATGTTCCTCGGGCGGGTGGGCCCCATCACCCTGTTCGCCGCGCTCGTGCTGCGCGAGCGTGGGCGCCTCTACCGACTCCCCCAGGAAAGGCCGATCATTGGCTGA
- a CDS encoding HNH endonuclease, whose translation MGEHVLVLNATYEPLSTVGWQRAVVLVLDGVAEIVTADEHRRVRSPSVSVARPHVIRLLSYVRVPRGRTAPVTRRGVLTRDGHRCAYCRGHADSVDHVVPRSRPEGHHTWANLVAACRTCNGRKGNRTPEEAGMPLLANPFEPRGIGSLVVRAGATRAEWMPWLTATG comes from the coding sequence GTGGGTGAGCACGTCCTCGTCCTGAACGCCACATACGAACCGCTGAGCACGGTGGGCTGGCAGCGGGCGGTGGTCCTCGTCCTCGACGGGGTCGCCGAGATCGTGACCGCGGACGAGCACCGACGGGTGCGCTCGCCGAGCGTGTCGGTGGCCAGGCCCCACGTCATCCGGCTCCTGTCCTACGTGCGGGTGCCCCGAGGTCGGACCGCCCCCGTCACCCGGCGAGGGGTGCTCACGCGCGACGGCCATCGCTGTGCCTACTGCCGCGGGCACGCCGACAGCGTCGACCACGTGGTGCCCCGTTCCCGACCCGAAGGCCATCACACCTGGGCGAACCTGGTCGCCGCCTGCCGCACGTGCAACGGTCGCAAGGGCAACCGCACTCCCGAGGAAGCGGGCATGCCGCTGCTCGCCAACCCCTTCGAGCCCCGGGGTATCGGGTCGCTGGTGGTGCGGGCCGGCGCCACCCGGGCCGAGTGGATGCCCTGGTTGACGGCCACCGGGTGA
- a CDS encoding DUF58 domain-containing protein, translating into MLTRRGWLTGVSAAALLVAGRVFGFVEAYVAGAVLAALLVLSGLWLVVTRISVEVSRDLHPPRVSAGSPSRIDLHVTNRGRRRSPLLTLRDRVSGTRGALLVVNPLRPGGSARAAYRFPTERRGVVSIGPLEVEIADPLGLARLVMPATGISELIVYPRVEAVSPLPLTSGNDPMAGAEHPNALGRSGEDFYALRAYVVGDDLRRVHWPSTARHDELMVRQDELPWQGRATLVLDARVTRHDEVTLERAVSAAASLVTAGARRQDLIRYLATDGADSGFAAGHGHAEAVLEHLACIGPTGEGGFRRTLDTLAAGTTGGALVVVGGLFTDADLEQLGRLGRRYGAAMAVGFDRVTAASPQTSPGPGGLRVLRVAPDTAFAAAWAEVQRRSRSTSTARPVGSRP; encoded by the coding sequence GTGCTCACCCGTCGAGGCTGGCTCACCGGTGTGAGCGCGGCTGCGCTGTTGGTCGCCGGGCGCGTGTTCGGGTTCGTGGAGGCCTACGTCGCCGGCGCCGTGTTGGCTGCGCTCTTGGTGCTCTCGGGCCTGTGGCTCGTCGTGACCCGCATCTCGGTCGAGGTCAGCCGGGACCTCCACCCACCACGGGTGAGCGCCGGCTCCCCGTCGCGCATCGACCTGCACGTCACCAATCGGGGGCGACGACGCTCGCCGCTGCTCACCCTGCGCGATCGCGTGTCGGGCACCCGGGGCGCGCTGCTCGTCGTGAACCCGCTCCGACCCGGCGGGTCGGCGAGGGCCGCCTACCGCTTCCCCACCGAGCGGCGCGGCGTCGTCTCCATCGGGCCGCTCGAGGTCGAGATCGCCGACCCCCTGGGCCTGGCCCGGTTGGTCATGCCGGCCACGGGGATCTCCGAGCTGATCGTGTACCCAAGGGTCGAGGCCGTGTCGCCCCTTCCCCTCACGTCGGGCAACGATCCCATGGCCGGCGCCGAGCACCCCAATGCGCTGGGTCGGTCGGGCGAGGACTTCTACGCCCTGCGCGCCTACGTGGTGGGCGACGACCTCCGGCGGGTGCACTGGCCTTCCACCGCTCGCCACGACGAGCTCATGGTGCGCCAGGACGAGTTGCCCTGGCAGGGGCGAGCGACGCTCGTGCTCGACGCCCGGGTCACGCGCCACGACGAGGTCACCCTCGAGCGAGCGGTGTCCGCCGCCGCCAGCCTCGTCACCGCCGGAGCCCGACGCCAGGACCTCATCCGCTACCTCGCCACCGACGGTGCCGACTCGGGCTTCGCCGCCGGCCACGGCCACGCCGAAGCCGTCCTCGAGCACCTGGCCTGCATCGGACCGACCGGCGAGGGCGGCTTCCGCCGCACGCTGGACACCCTCGCCGCCGGCACCACCGGTGGCGCGCTGGTGGTGGTGGGAGGCCTGTTCACCGACGCCGATCTGGAACAGCTGGGCCGGCTGGGCCGGCGCTACGGCGCAGCGATGGCGGTGGGCTTCGACCGGGTGACCGCCGCCTCCCCCCAGACCAGCCCGGGACCCGGAGGCCTCCGGGTGCTCCGTGTCGCACCGGACACCGCGTTCGCCGCGGCCTGGGCCGAGGTCCAACGCCGCTCCCGATCCACGTCGACGGCGCGCCCGGTGGGGAGCCGACCATGA
- a CDS encoding potassium channel family protein encodes MPRRRPAGIRHSTADQVLVIGLGRFGASLATSLMGLGYEVLGVDTSPALVQRYSGLLTQTVEADSTDADVLRQLGAGEFPIAVVGIGTGIEASVLTVAALGDLGVPDIWAKAITEPHARILERVGVHHVVFPEAEMGERVAHLVTGRMMEYLELDPGFALVETTAPTEMLGKSLTELMFRSRYGVTVVCIKPAGGVFTYATPDTVVGEGDTILVAGETARAEAFANLT; translated from the coding sequence ATGCCCCGCCGACGGCCCGCGGGCATCCGCCACTCCACCGCCGACCAGGTCCTCGTGATCGGTCTCGGGCGCTTCGGCGCGTCGCTCGCCACCAGCCTCATGGGCCTCGGCTACGAGGTGTTGGGCGTGGACACCTCCCCCGCCCTGGTCCAGCGCTACAGCGGGCTGCTCACCCAGACCGTCGAGGCCGACAGCACCGACGCCGACGTGCTGCGCCAGCTCGGTGCCGGCGAGTTCCCCATCGCGGTCGTCGGCATCGGGACGGGCATCGAGGCCAGCGTGCTCACCGTCGCCGCACTCGGCGACCTCGGCGTGCCCGACATCTGGGCCAAGGCCATCACCGAACCGCACGCCCGCATCCTCGAACGGGTGGGCGTGCACCACGTGGTCTTCCCCGAGGCCGAGATGGGCGAGCGGGTCGCCCACCTCGTCACCGGTCGGATGATGGAGTACCTCGAGCTCGACCCGGGGTTTGCCCTCGTGGAGACCACCGCGCCGACGGAGATGCTGGGCAAGTCCCTCACCGAGCTGATGTTCCGGTCCCGCTACGGCGTCACCGTCGTGTGCATCAAGCCCGCCGGCGGCGTCTTCACCTACGCCACGCCCGACACCGTCGTCGGCGAGGGCGACACCATCCTCGTCGCCGGCGAGACCGCTCGGGCCGAGGCCTTCGCCAACCTGACCTAG
- the rsmH gene encoding 16S rRNA (cytosine(1402)-N(4))-methyltransferase RsmH: MDHRPDPRFAHQPVMADEIVALFAPVAAGWVVDATLGGAGHARALLDAHPQVRVLGIDQDPSALEAARARLTPFGDRVRTVRARFDALPEVADRTLDGAPVVGVLFDLGVSSPQLDRAERGFSYRHDAPLDMRMDPDAARSAADVVNTYPEARLAAVLRELGDERFAARIAKAVVAARPVATTGQLAELVRDAIPAPARRRGGHPAKRTFQALRIEVNDELGILPASIDAAIDLLAPGGRIVVLAYHSGEDRIVKARLRSAATGDCSCPPSLPCVCGATPTVRLLKQGAWKPTADEIAANPRAESARLRGAERLAAADVQGAPS, encoded by the coding sequence ATGGACCACCGCCCCGATCCCCGCTTCGCCCACCAGCCGGTGATGGCCGACGAGATCGTGGCCCTGTTCGCCCCGGTGGCCGCCGGCTGGGTGGTCGACGCCACCCTCGGCGGGGCCGGCCACGCCCGGGCTCTGCTCGACGCCCACCCGCAGGTGCGGGTGCTCGGGATCGACCAGGACCCCTCGGCGCTCGAGGCGGCCCGGGCCCGGCTGACGCCGTTCGGCGATCGGGTGCGCACCGTGCGGGCCCGCTTCGACGCCCTGCCCGAGGTCGCCGACCGCACCCTCGACGGGGCCCCGGTGGTCGGGGTGCTCTTCGACCTCGGGGTGAGCTCGCCCCAGCTCGACCGGGCCGAACGGGGCTTCAGCTATCGCCACGACGCCCCTCTCGACATGCGCATGGACCCCGACGCAGCGCGCTCGGCGGCCGACGTCGTCAACACCTACCCCGAGGCCCGCCTGGCGGCGGTGCTGCGGGAGCTGGGCGACGAGCGCTTCGCCGCCCGGATCGCCAAGGCCGTCGTCGCCGCCCGTCCGGTGGCCACCACCGGCCAGCTGGCCGAGTTGGTGCGCGATGCCATCCCCGCTCCCGCTCGCCGGCGCGGCGGGCACCCGGCCAAGCGGACGTTCCAGGCCCTGCGCATCGAGGTCAACGACGAGCTGGGCATCCTCCCGGCCAGCATCGACGCCGCCATCGACCTGCTGGCTCCGGGCGGCCGCATCGTCGTGCTCGCCTACCACTCCGGCGAGGACCGCATCGTCAAGGCCCGGTTGCGCTCGGCCGCCACCGGGGACTGCAGCTGCCCACCGAGTCTCCCCTGCGTGTGCGGGGCCACTCCCACGGTGCGCCTCCTCAAGCAGGGCGCGTGGAAGCCGACGGCCGACGAGATCGCCGCCAACCCCCGGGCCGAGAGCGCCCGTCTCCGTGGTGCCGAGCGGCTGGCCGCCGCTGACGTCCAGGGAGCACCGTCGTGA
- a CDS encoding AAA family ATPase produces MTTQEAGVRTATFADLFGSITDSMARAIQGKREVIELAVLCLVSEGHLLVEDVPGVGKTTLAKALAASIDSSFGRIQFTPDLLPSDVVGVTVWNRSTDNFEFRPGAVFASIVLGDELNRASPKTQSALLEAMAENQVTVDNVTYPLGPPFMVIATQNPIEHEGTYPLPESQLDRFLLRASIGYPSRADELAVLDTHGDVEPLARLTPVATAADVQGLIAAARTVHVSEAVRGYLVDLADATRHHPHLALGMSPRATLSLLRASRARAASQGRGYVVPDDVKALTEPALAHRLMVTPEAQLQGIGAADALAEVVATVPVPTAG; encoded by the coding sequence TTGACCACCCAGGAAGCCGGTGTCCGCACCGCCACGTTCGCCGACCTGTTCGGGTCCATCACCGACTCGATGGCCCGGGCGATCCAAGGCAAGCGCGAGGTGATCGAGCTCGCCGTGCTCTGCCTCGTGTCCGAGGGCCACCTCCTGGTCGAGGACGTCCCGGGCGTGGGCAAGACCACCCTGGCCAAGGCACTCGCCGCCTCCATCGACTCCAGCTTCGGACGCATCCAGTTCACCCCGGACCTGCTGCCCAGCGACGTCGTCGGCGTGACGGTCTGGAACCGCTCGACCGACAACTTCGAGTTCCGTCCCGGGGCGGTGTTCGCATCGATCGTGCTGGGCGACGAGCTCAACCGCGCGTCACCCAAGACGCAGTCGGCCCTGCTCGAGGCCATGGCCGAGAACCAGGTGACCGTCGACAACGTCACCTACCCCCTCGGTCCGCCGTTCATGGTGATCGCCACCCAGAACCCGATCGAGCACGAAGGCACCTACCCGCTGCCGGAGAGCCAGCTCGACCGATTCCTGCTGCGGGCCAGCATCGGCTACCCGAGCCGGGCCGACGAGCTCGCCGTGCTCGACACCCACGGCGACGTGGAACCGCTCGCCCGGCTGACGCCGGTCGCCACCGCCGCCGACGTCCAGGGCCTCATCGCCGCCGCTCGCACGGTCCACGTCTCCGAGGCCGTCCGGGGCTACCTCGTCGATCTGGCCGATGCCACCCGGCACCACCCCCACCTGGCCCTCGGCATGTCACCGCGAGCCACGCTCTCGCTGTTGCGGGCCTCCCGGGCCCGAGCCGCCAGCCAGGGACGGGGCTATGTCGTGCCCGACGACGTGAAGGCCCTCACCGAACCGGCGCTCGCCCATCGCCTCATGGTCACGCCCGAAGCCCAGCTCCAGGGCATCGGCGCGGCCGACGCCCTGGCCGAGGTCGTCGCCACCGTCCCGGTCCCCACCGCCGGGTAG
- a CDS encoding ROK family protein, whose protein sequence is MNADDTGGTPARTCLAVDIGGTKMVAGLVDAEGVVLVRRQVPTRRDLTAQGLFDLLAGAVDEVLAAGPGPAPAVVGVGCGGPMAPGGVDVSPLNIPAWRGFPLRDHLRTHTGLPTFVDNDAKALALAEGWIGAAAGVDDFLAMVVSTGVGGGIVLDGRLLDGAGGNAGHIGHVVVVPDGRRCACGGVGCLEAEASGTAIAAITGRPAAEASDEVRRRTGVLVGRAVASVANLLDLRSALVAGSVALGFGEVFFAAAQGEIDRLARLEFSRGTVISPGGLGGDGPLVGAAAVGWRGSAAGADRPGGRR, encoded by the coding sequence GTGAACGCCGACGACACAGGGGGAACACCCGCCAGGACGTGCCTGGCCGTCGACATCGGTGGCACCAAGATGGTCGCCGGGCTGGTCGACGCCGAGGGTGTCGTCCTGGTCCGCCGCCAGGTGCCCACCCGGCGCGACCTCACCGCGCAGGGCCTGTTCGACCTGCTGGCCGGCGCGGTCGACGAGGTGCTCGCCGCCGGACCGGGGCCCGCCCCGGCCGTCGTCGGCGTGGGCTGCGGAGGGCCCATGGCTCCCGGCGGCGTCGACGTCTCACCCCTCAACATCCCGGCGTGGCGGGGGTTCCCCCTGCGCGACCACCTCCGCACCCACACCGGGTTGCCCACCTTCGTCGACAACGACGCCAAGGCGTTGGCGTTGGCGGAGGGCTGGATCGGTGCCGCCGCCGGCGTCGACGACTTCCTCGCCATGGTCGTCTCCACCGGGGTGGGGGGCGGGATCGTCCTCGACGGGCGCCTCCTCGACGGCGCCGGGGGCAACGCCGGGCACATCGGCCACGTCGTGGTGGTGCCCGACGGGCGCCGGTGCGCCTGCGGCGGCGTCGGCTGCCTCGAGGCCGAGGCATCCGGCACCGCCATCGCCGCCATCACCGGGCGCCCTGCTGCCGAGGCGAGCGACGAGGTGCGGCGCCGCACCGGCGTGCTGGTGGGCCGGGCGGTGGCGTCGGTGGCCAACCTCCTCGACCTGCGCTCGGCGCTGGTCGCCGGCTCGGTGGCCCTGGGGTTCGGCGAGGTCTTCTTCGCCGCCGCCCAGGGCGAGATCGATCGTCTGGCCCGGCTGGAGTTCTCCCGCGGCACCGTCATCTCACCGGGCGGTCTCGGTGGCGACGGTCCGCTCGTGGGGGCCGCGGCCGTCGGTTGGCGCGGCTCGGCCGCCGGCGCCGACCGTCCGGGAGGCCGACGGTAG
- a CDS encoding division/cell wall cluster transcriptional repressor MraZ encodes MERSWNVFVGTFEHSLDDKGRVVLPVTYRNHLNGQRGYISQWDLCLGVWTEEGFQDVAQRLTQKIREGQAPQEAMRAFSSNAHEVSADSQGRITIPQRLREFAGLDRDAVLIGAIDRIEIWNPERWTDQSSAADHSLVKAVTALGL; translated from the coding sequence GTGGAGAGGTCGTGGAACGTGTTCGTCGGGACGTTCGAGCATTCGCTCGATGACAAGGGCCGAGTGGTCCTCCCGGTCACGTACCGCAACCACCTCAACGGCCAGCGGGGCTACATCTCGCAGTGGGACCTGTGTCTCGGCGTGTGGACCGAGGAGGGCTTCCAGGACGTGGCACAGCGACTGACCCAGAAGATCAGGGAGGGCCAGGCCCCCCAGGAGGCCATGCGGGCCTTCTCGTCCAACGCCCACGAGGTCAGCGCCGACTCGCAGGGCCGCATCACCATCCCCCAGCGCCTCCGGGAGTTCGCCGGACTCGACCGCGACGCCGTGCTCATCGGCGCCATCGACCGCATCGAGATCTGGAACCCCGAGCGCTGGACCGACCAGTCCTCCGCCGCCGACCACAGCCTCGTGAAGGCGGTCACCGCCCTCGGGCTCTGA